ccataatATACTATTGCAGTCACACAGTGTGTCAGTTTTACTCACAggagactcgcacacacacacacacacacacacacacacactgtgagataCGCTCACACAATGCACACAGactgagatatacacacacacacaccattatatACTCACACTGAAACCCACACACATTGTGcgacacactcacaaacactttGACAGAACAAACACCCacacagaatacacacacacacacgcacccctTCCCCCCTTATTAAAGTTTGCCATGATGTttctgcacagtaattttgttgaCTCTGCCATGCTTTcctcatggttatactgtgcatttactgcaGTCCACCCTGgcttgtcatgttttttaatatgctttgccatacctctctagGCTGCATAGAGCTCAGCTGTGTTTAATCATGCTTTTATCACTCTGtatgtgcttttactatgggaaacagtGTCACGAAACACTAAGGTTTACTCAGGTTTCttgattggtttatttatttggtaaacaCTCCATGGTTTGGTTGTCCACTAGATTTGGGTTTTAATCAGAAGACACTTTTGTATCACGAAGGATTACCAGCAATGTAAAAGATTACCAGGGTGACTCAGATGCAACAACATGATAGACTGTGAATCTAAACATCATGAAGAATACGGTGCTTTAGTTCAGATCTGTCATTACTGAGGTTTATTCCTCAACCAAGTTGCCTTCAAGATCACACCatatatgtttttaaagcagtCTGAAAAAGCGcttgctggctggctggctggcaaaTAGTGAAGCAACTTCAAACTACAATAGTTATTACATCTCTTTTACATCTTCTCAGCTCTGAAACGCACACGTGAcacaaaagctttttaaaaaataatatacaaacacaaaacaacataaataaaacagttttttttattttttttttatttttaaaaaacattagaaaTGAATCAAATGAACAAAATACGTTTCAAATAACTTCCAGAACACATCACTGTAAAATTATTCACACATAAAACATTTCTACACCACTGCCCTCAGATctttaaaattgttatttataCAACTGGAAGTAAAAACAGCTGACCTTTaggtctcctgagctgttgaGGGGAACTGGACCGTCTACATTTTGGAGAAAATcaggaataaaataaattggGAACTCAACTCAAATGGCTGCATCTGTGCTGAAACGCTCCACTGTTCAAGAGCAAAGACAAATTCTGAAAAGACTGTAACAAGACAGAGCAAGCAAGACACTAGAGTGAATATTCATGCAGCAGCACCTTCCTTCCATAGCCAAGCTAGTTCTGTATTACGAGGTACGTCTCAGTGGATCCCCTTTAAAAACAATTCATCACATCATGCCACATGAAAATGCAGGCAGGATTTGTtgtaaatttaaatgaaaaacggCACTGCTTTCTTTTCACAAACAAAGTGCTTCAGCTGATCGCATGAAATGTCGTTCCATTTCGCCTGGTCCGAGGAAACCTCAGCGCAGTCTTCGTTTTGATTGGAATCGTTTGGCTCACCGCTACTCCAAAGTCTGGGGAAagaaattgggggggggggggaagtgcAGAGTTTTATCCTGGTGAAACCTTGAACCCTGTGATAATAACATATAAGTTATATGAATGAATGTTAAAGTGTGTGATTCAATCTGGGAGCTGACAAAAATTACTTACGGCATTGTAACTGGGGAGCCGTCTACCCAAATCCAGTTTCCTTCAAGGACTTTGTCGCTTAGTCCAATCCAGAATTTGTTGCCTTTCATCTGGCCAAATACAAAGTCCTGCAAAGTAAACGTTGAGCATTTTTGTGggtattttagtaaaaaaaaaaaaacatcagtgttcAGAATGTTAAAGGTTAAATGTTTATTGAAGACCCTGAAGTCTCCTAAGTTGTGGCTTGCTATCACTAGTTCTGACACAGCTCTGTGTTGCGAGTGTTTCCATTTCAAGGCCTTGATGAAAAGTGTCAGCTTCATATAGGAGGAAACCTGAACATGCTGTGAAGGTTCCTGGTgcgcgtgcgcgtgtgtgtgtgtgcgtgcgtgcgtgcgtgtgtgtgtggcgtCAGGTGACGCAGTGCAAAGACTTTTAAGTATTGTACACTTCAGAGCGTAAAGCGTTAGTGTTAGCACGCTGTTTAAATACATTCTTCCTTTCTTTAAGTAGAAAAGTCCCCTTGAGCTTAAAATCTCTTTTTCAAGGGAAGACCGATCAAGAAGGTGTCACACCACACAAAAAGTTAAAATGAACACAACCTATACAAAGAActtaaacaaattacaaaaataaatttaaaaagcatcAGCCTACATACAGTTTTGGTTTAAGCCCCTTTAGAGAGATATCAACACACTGAGTTTCAGTTCATCTCAAAGTTTATTCCAAGAAAACGGAaagccttttttccccccaaattcCCTACTAACTTTAGGAACTGTGAAACTTAGACCAGCCTGAGATCTTAAGTACAGGTGTGTTTGGCATCATAGTTAATCCCCTAGCAGTGGCTCATTAAAAAAGGGGTTTTATTTACCAGTTGTTCCTGGTCCTTAATGACAATCAGACGAGAGGCTTTCCCTTCGCACTCATCTCTGGACTCCATCCAGTTTTTGGTCTGCTTAGAAAAGTAGTAGCAGGTGCCATTGTGCTGCCACCCTGCGGGACACGGCTGGCATGTATAccctgcacagaga
This genomic interval from Polyodon spathula isolate WHYD16114869_AA unplaced genomic scaffold, ASM1765450v1 scaffolds_875, whole genome shotgun sequence contains the following:
- the LOC121309110 gene encoding CD209 antigen-like protein C, with translation MLVLLSLILLSVMATKFSGVKHEQRRLDKEVMKCRGEVKVFNRNIAENQKQVTHQLEEVEGNSSVLFEEMEKLQNHTLSSLAEIQTVLKTVLLGLRHDVVNEFKEVCTRDENASGYTCQPCPAGWQHNGTCYYFSKQTKNWMESRDECEGKASRLIVIKDQEQLDFVFGQMKGNKFWIGLSDKVLEGNWIWVDGSPVTMPLWSSGEPNDSNQNEDCAEVSSDQAKWNDISCDQLKHFVCEKKAVPFFI